One window of the Epinephelus moara isolate mb chromosome 24, YSFRI_EMoa_1.0, whole genome shotgun sequence genome contains the following:
- the ecm2 gene encoding extracellular matrix protein 2, with translation MRWWLVAATLLLLVVVTVSDTQARQRPRNHDSETRRGKRKRDGQGHVRTRAGHSRPLKIRLIPGPSIPVDPGVNQGNTLFLDSYKSIDEQKSSYNVIPGKQGQCVYQGLTMFDQAVWSPKPCVTCLCTGGRVVCDEITCPQTHCHFPFTPAGECCPVCMESDPDLSLDFSGDSSVPIYPPEPVTPLTQEEIQRILWREEEEHREEEERLRKKDEARRQRRKQRKEKAEKQRQIVEERRRAEEEALRLQVEREEEEWRRHLEEEEERKRQEEKRRQDEEDRRQKEAAEREARERERRLEEERWRQEEMLREQLLALGEEEEEEPQEEVEDLQERVEELQEKVEELQEEVEEAQEEVEEEEEVWLRGDVFEMLPKEPEEPEEPDLLPAPIPRPPAATEYELKEVEAEVEEMEEAEEEEEEEEEGEERKVVIVESSRGLPPGCSISDVTLTCDNAKLTYFPPLSIPELKSLSLEGNTISSIPAEAFNGIPNLEWINLKKNKLTSAGIGAKAFKGLKMLRRLYLDGNLLETVPADLPPTLQELKINENRLTEMDKNSFQDLSSLVILELEGNLLSEGNVNPLAFAPLHQLSYLRLGRNHFRTIPQGLPPALLELYLENNLIEEISETVFNQTHSLNIISLRHNRLDETRIAPLAWINHRNLESIDLSHNDLYLVPSYLPRSLVHLVLVGNKIERIPGFVFAHMEPGLEYLYLSYNKLDGEAIEPESFFGTYQSMVELCLDHNQLVSVPSGINEMTNLHFLRLNDNKIRSISDEGICDPNYSGDSTLVAVRLENNYIDPQKVSPTAFSCVRSSSSVVIKPQKTK, from the exons ATGAGGTGGTGGCTGGTGGCGGccactttgctgctgctggtggttgTAACCGTCTCGGACACCCAGGCCAGACAAAGACCTCGCAACCACGACAGTGAGACCCGCCGcgggaagaggaagagggacgGACAAG GTCATGTGCGGACCAGAGCAGGGCACTCTAGACCACTGAAGATCAGACTGATTCCTGGCCCCAGCATCCCAGTGGATCCTGGAGTAAATCAAGGAAACACCCTTTTCCTGGATTCCTACAAGAGCATAGACGAACAGAAGTCCAGCTACAACGTTATCCCAG GTAAGCAGGGCCAGTGTGTGTACCAGGGTCTGACCATGTTTGACCAGGCCGTCTGGTCTCCAAAGCCCTGTGTGACTTGTCTTTGTACCGGAGGGCGGGTGGTTTGTGACGAGATCACCTGTCCCCAAACGCACTGCCATTTCCCTTTCACCCCTGCTGGGGAGTGCTGCCCCGTCTGCATGGAGTCAG ACCCCGACCTCAGCCTTGACTTTTCTGGTGATTCCTCAGTTCCCATCTACCCCCCTGAGCCCGTAACACCTCTGACCCAGGAAGAGATCCAGCGAATTCTCTGGCGCGAGGAAGAGGAGCACCGCGAGGAGGAGGAGCGCCTGAGGAAGAAGGATGAGGCgaggaggcaaaggaggaagcagaggaaggagaaggcagagaaacaaagacagatagtggaggagaggaggagagcggaGGAGGAGGCACTAAGATTGcaggtggagagagaggaggaggagtggaggaggcatttggaggaggaggaggagaggaagaggcaggaggagaagaggagacagGATGAGGAAGACAGAAGGCAGAAAGAGGCCGCAGAGAGAGAAGCAAGGGAGAGGGAAAGGAGGCTAGAGGAAGAAAGGTGGAGGCAAGAGGAGATGCTGAGGGAACAATTACTGGCtctgggggaggaggaggaagaggagccgCAGGAGGAGGTAGAGGACCTGCAGGAGAGGGtagaggagctgcaggagaaggtagaggagctgcaggaggaggtggaggaggcgcaggaggaggtggaggaggaggaagaggtgtgGCTGAGAGGAGATGTGTTTGAGATGCTCCCGAAAGAACCTGAAGAGCCTGAGGAACCAGACCTCCTCCCCGCTCCGATCCCAAGACCTCCTGCAGCCACAGAGTACGAGCTGAAGGAAGTGGAAgcggaggtggaggagatggaggaggcagaagaggaagaagaagaggaagaagaaggggaggagagaaaggTGGTGATAGTGGAGAGCAGTAGAGGCCTCCCTCCAGGCTGCTCCATCTCTGATGTCACTCTGACATGTGACAACGCCAAACTCACCTACTTCCCTCCTCTGTCCATACCTGAGCTCAAGTCTCTCAGTCTGGAAG GCAACACCATCAGCAGCATCCCAGCAGAAGCCTTTAATGGCATCCCCAACCTGGAGTGGATCAACCTGAAGAAGAACAAACTCACCTCTGCTGGCATCGGTGCTAAAGCCTTCAAA ggtctCAAGATGCTAAGGCGTCTCTACTTGGATGGGAACCTTCTAGAGACCGTGCCTGCGGACCTTCCCCCTACCCTGCAGGAGCTGAAGATCAATGAGAACAGACTGACAGAAATGGATAAAAACAGCTTCCAAG aTCTGAGCAGCCTGGTGATTCTGGAGTTGGAGGGAAATCTGCTGAGTGAGGGGAATGTAAATCCTCTGGCCTTCGCTCCCCTCCACCAGCTCTCCTACCTTCGACTGGGCAGAAACCACTTCCGCACCATACCACAGGGCCTCCCCCCAGCACTGCTG GAGCTGTACTTGGAGAACAACCTGATTGAGGAGATCTCAGAGACCGTTTTTAATCAGACCCACAGTCTCAACATAATTTCTCTGAGACACAACAGGCTGGATGAGACCAGGATCGCCCCGCTGGCCTGGATCAACCACAG AAATCTGGAGTCCATCGACCTTTCACATAATGACCTTTACCTGGTTCCGTCATACCTACCCAGATCTTTGGTCCACCTGGTGCTGGTGGGAAACAAAATTGAGAGGATACCTG GTTTTGTCTTTGCCCACATGGAGCCTGGTTTAGAGTACCTCTACCTCTCTTACAACAAACTGGATGGCGAAGCAATTGAACCGGAGTCGTTCTTTGGCACGTACCAATCAATGGTGGAACTGTGTCTGGATCACAACCAGCTGGTCTCTGTCCCGTCTGGCATCAACGAGATGACCAACTTACACTTTCTCAGACTCAACGATAACAAGATCAG GAGTATCTCTGACGAAGGCATCTGTGACCCAAACTACAGTGGAGACTCTACTCTGGTGGCCGTGAGGCTGGAAAATAACTACATCGACCCCCAGAAGGTTTCACCGACAGCCTTCTCCTGTGTACGCTCCTCCTCCAGCGTGGTCATAAAACCCCAGAAAACCAAGTGA